The Thermodesulfobacteriota bacterium genome contains the following window.
CCCACACTCTCATTAATTATACCACAGAACTTTTTCTTTTTAGATTAAAAAGGAGTCTTTTTACTTTTTCGCCAACCTCAGCAATCGATCGGACAACCTCAATACCAGCCTCCTCTAAAATTCTTATCTTTGCAGCTGCATCTTCGCTTCCTCCCGAAATGATGGCTCCCGCATGGCCCATCCTCTTTTCCCTTGGGGCTCCATAACCGGCTATATAGGCGCAGAGGGGTTTCCGCATAGAGCTTCTATAAAAGTGTGCCGCCTCCTCTTCCATATTACCACCTATCTCACCGATAAGAACCACAAGTTCAGTCTCCTCGTCCTCCTCAAAAAGGGAAAGCACGTCAATAAATCGCATTCCCACAATGGGGTCACCCCCGATTCCAATGCAAGTTGATTGTCCAATATCTAAAGCCGTAAGCTGACTTACGACCTCGTATGTTAGTGTGCCACTCCTAGAGACGACACCTACATTCCCCTTTTTATGGATGTAATCCACCATAACACCAACTTTGGCCTTCCCCGGTGATATTAC
Protein-coding sequences here:
- the sucD gene encoding succinate--CoA ligase subunit alpha yields the protein MSILLDENTRVVVQGITGKEGAFHTERMIQYGTKVVAGVSPKKKGHYFLGIPVFGSVYEAVKSEGATFSCIFVSQAYVKDAIFEAIDAGIKTVVCITEGVPVHDMLILKKFAKEKDAFIIGPNTPGVISPGKAKVGVMVDYIHKKGNVGVVSRSGTLTYEVVSQLTALDIGQSTCIGIGGDPIVGMRFIDVLSLFEEDEETELVVLIGEIGGNMEEEAAHFYRSSMRKPLCAYIAGYGAPREKRMGHAGAIISGGSEDAAAKIRILEEAGIEVVRSIAEVGEKVKRLLFNLKRKSSVV